Genomic segment of Paraburkholderia agricolaris:
TGCGATACTCACCGCTCACCACGCGGCCGATCACCAGTGTCGCGAAGCCGAGCATGATGCCCGTCACGATGTTGGCGGTCAGCACGATGAATACGGCGCACATCAGGCCCGACATTGCATCGACCATGTCGTCCATGTGCAGCTTGCTCACGTTCGAGAGCATCAGCAGGCCCACGTACATCAGCGCGGGAGCCGTGGCATACGAAGGCACGAGACTGGCCAGCGGCGAGAAGAACATCACCACGAGGAACAGCAGGCCGACCACTGCGGCAGCCATCCCGGTCTTCGCGCCGGCAGCGACGCCGACCGTCGATTCGATGTAAGCAGCCGCCGGTGCACCGCCGAGCAGGCCCGAGAAAATCGAGCTCAGCGAATCCGCCGTCAGCGCCCGGCCGCCGTTGATGATGCGGCCGTTTTCGTCGAGCTGACCGGCTTGTCCGGCAACGGCGCGAATCGTGCCGGTTGCGTCGAACACGGCGGTCATCACCAGAGCCAGCACGCTAGGCAAGACGGCCATCGACAGTGCGCCCTTGATGTCCATCGCGCCAATCAGCGAAGCGTGGCCCGGCGCGCTCAGCGACGGCAGTGCGAACACGCCGTGGAACACCACCGTCGGATCGATCACGAGCGCGATCGCCGAGATCGCGACGATCACGATCAGGATCGAACCCGGCACGCGACGGCGCACCAGACCGAAGATCGCAGCCAGACCCGCCACCGACATGATCGCCGGCAAGGCCGTGATGTTGCCGAGCGCCACCGGCAGGCCGGCGCCCGGATTCTTGACGACCAGACCCACGTCATTTGCGGCGATCAGCAGCAGGAACAGGCCGATGCCGATCCCCGTGCCGTGCGCGATGCCGGTGGGCAGATTGCGCAGAATCCACGAACGCACGCCCGTCACCGAGATCGCGGTGAAGACGACGCCCATCAGGAACACCGCGCCGAGCGCGACGGTCGGATGCAGACCTTTGCCGAGCACGAGACCGAACGCAGTGAACGCGGTCAGCGAAATCGCGCAACCGATTGCGATCGGCAAACGTGCCCACACGCCCATCAGCAGCGAACCGAAGGCGGTGGTCAGGCACACGGCGACGAACACCGCGCTGGTATCGAAGCCCGCTTTGCCGAACATGCCCGGCACGACGAACACGGAGTAGACCATCGCGAGGAAGGTCGTGATGCCCGCGACGATTTCCGTACGCTGCGAACTGCCGCGTGACGAGATTTCGAAGTAGCGGTCGAGAAAGCCCTTTCCGTCGAATGATTCGGCGCCGACTTCAGAAATCGGTTGGGCGTGGGGTTCCATCATGATGAGTGCCTCCTTTATCAGCGTGCTGAAACGGCCCGTTTTCCGGCCGCCATCAGGTTCGTCTCGTTGCGTTGATCTAATGTGGTGTGGCAAGGTTTGAACGTCGGCTTGCGATGCGTCCGGACAACCCGCATGCTCCGTTCTTGTTTTGCTGTCCCGAAATGTAGGGCAACACAAATATGTCTCCCATCGCATGAATGGCATGCCCGACATGTCGCGATGCTTATATCGTTTAAGGGACGGCAAACCGTGAGGACGCTCCGCGCGTTTACACCTACGGTTTGTCATGAAGTTGTGAAAGGGTTTCGGGGTCCGGATTGCGGAAAACCGGCGATAAACCGGGGTTCATAACGCTCGATGGACGCGCAATACAGCGTGAACGGCGCTCGTCGGCACCTGTCAAAAAGCCTGCAAATCCGGGCCGCCCAAACGCCACGGGTTACACTCTGGCCCTTACCTGACTTAATTGCGTGACATAGAGCGGCGCTCCACAGCGCCCGTGCGCATTGGCCCATGGAGTCCTTCTTGATGAGCGGCGGTTTTTCGCGTCCTGCCTGGCGTCTTCCGATTCTTGCTGTGTTCGCGCTGTTCGCGCTGTCCGGTTGCAGCTTGCTGTGGGGCCCGCAGCAGGCGCCGATTGTCGACGCCACGGTCATGCCCGTCGAGCCCGCGAGCGCCCCTGTGGCGGCTTCGGCGCCGGAACCTGTCGAGACTGAGGCGACCGAACCCGAACAGCCGAAGAAGCCGAAGAAGCCGGTTGTCAAACCGCACAAGGTCGAACCTCCACCGCCGGTCGCCACGCCCGCGCCGCCGCCCCCTGCGCCCGCGCCCTTGATCGTGCTGCGCACGATCGAGCGTAGCGACGCACGCACTTTGCTCGATAGCGAAGTGCAGAAACCCGACGGCAAGGTGGTGGGCCGCGCGGTCGACATGATCGCAGATGCGAGCGGCAAGCCGCGCGAGATGGTGGTCAATCTGCAGGGCTTCCTGGGCGTCGGCGACCGCAAGGTCAATTTCCCCTGGAGTGCGTTCCGCTTTACGCCGACCGCGAAAACCGCGCCAATCACGCTCAACGCGGCGGCCGTGCCGGCTCCCGCGGCGAAATCCGCTGTGTTGCAATTACCGCTGATCGACGCCGATGTCGAGCGTTCGAACGGCGCCAAGGTCGGTCGCGTGATCGACGTGCTGATCGACGCCAACGCGCAACCCCAGGCGGTCGTGCTCGACGTCAACGGCATGGTCAGTACCGAGCGGCGCACGATTGCCGCCAACTGGTCCGCGCTGCGCTTTGTCACGAAAGACAAGGAGCTGCATCCGCTGATCGATTTGAGCGACGCGCAGATCAACGCGACGCCACCGTACGCCAGCGGCAAACCGGTTCGCGCGGTGTCGCCCGCGCCGCCTCCGGCGCCGGCACCCGCTGCTGCGGCCTCTGCTG
This window contains:
- a CDS encoding NCS2 family permease; the encoded protein is MMEPHAQPISEVGAESFDGKGFLDRYFEISSRGSSQRTEIVAGITTFLAMVYSVFVVPGMFGKAGFDTSAVFVAVCLTTAFGSLLMGVWARLPIAIGCAISLTAFTAFGLVLGKGLHPTVALGAVFLMGVVFTAISVTGVRSWILRNLPTGIAHGTGIGIGLFLLLIAANDVGLVVKNPGAGLPVALGNITALPAIMSVAGLAAIFGLVRRRVPGSILIVIVAISAIALVIDPTVVFHGVFALPSLSAPGHASLIGAMDIKGALSMAVLPSVLALVMTAVFDATGTIRAVAGQAGQLDENGRIINGGRALTADSLSSIFSGLLGGAPAAAYIESTVGVAAGAKTGMAAAVVGLLFLVVMFFSPLASLVPSYATAPALMYVGLLMLSNVSKLHMDDMVDAMSGLMCAVFIVLTANIVTGIMLGFATLVIGRVVSGEYRKLNVGTVVIAAVLVGFYLGGWAI
- a CDS encoding PRC-barrel domain-containing protein gives rise to the protein MSGGFSRPAWRLPILAVFALFALSGCSLLWGPQQAPIVDATVMPVEPASAPVAASAPEPVETEATEPEQPKKPKKPVVKPHKVEPPPPVATPAPPPPAPAPLIVLRTIERSDARTLLDSEVQKPDGKVVGRAVDMIADASGKPREMVVNLQGFLGVGDRKVNFPWSAFRFTPTAKTAPITLNAAAVPAPAAKSAVLQLPLIDADVERSNGAKVGRVIDVLIDANAQPQAVVLDVNGMVSTERRTIAANWSALRFVTKDKELHPLIDLSDAQINATPPYASGKPVRAVSPAPPPAPAPAAAASAAPANVTASSNARAAR